A genomic stretch from Methanobacterium sp. includes:
- a CDS encoding Mov34/MPN/PAD-1 family protein, translating to MKLDNLLGKILGTSKSHFDEVQIDKEVTDEIMNIAKESYPNEFMALLEGKISDKILKITGLIFLPVDTSQEGAVMQVFMQPLTTNSVGSVHSHPGFNASPSDADLTFFSKKGLFHMIIAEPYNMESIRAYDSYGNIVDFKTI from the coding sequence ATGAAACTTGATAATCTTTTAGGAAAAATATTAGGGACATCTAAAAGTCATTTTGATGAAGTACAGATTGATAAAGAAGTCACTGACGAAATAATGAACATCGCTAAGGAATCTTATCCCAATGAGTTTATGGCCCTTTTAGAAGGCAAAATAAGCGATAAAATACTTAAAATAACGGGATTAATCTTTCTTCCAGTTGATACCTCTCAAGAAGGTGCTGTAATGCAAGTTTTCATGCAGCCACTTACTACAAACTCTGTAGGATCTGTTCACAGCCATCCTGGCTTTAATGCAAGTCCATCAGATGCAGATTTAACTTTTTTTTCAAAAAAAGGATTATTCCATATGATTATTGCAGAACCGTATAATATGGAAAGTATTAGAGCTTATGACTCCTATGGGAATATCGTTGATTTTAAAACAATTTGA
- a CDS encoding guanylyltransferase — protein sequence MKEYEIFSNLKVPGGSKIILRIDGRKFSILSHHLGFKKPYDEQFRDFMIQSCLDFFKEFSPSFIYTFSDEINILLSEIPFAGRIEKFDSVFASFIAGSFTKNVLNAGKSIKNPISFDSRVIPLSSALVIEYFKERQNEAWRNCINGYSYWTLREEYTKEESMEILKNKKSSELHDILFKRGINLAELPSWQRRGVGIYKKEVIIQGYNPIKKENVKSKRKKLLVDCNLPIFDAQFFSENLILE from the coding sequence ATGAAAGAATATGAGATATTTTCAAACTTAAAGGTTCCTGGTGGATCTAAAATTATTTTAAGAATAGATGGAAGAAAATTCTCCATATTATCTCATCACCTTGGATTTAAAAAACCTTATGATGAGCAATTTAGAGATTTTATGATTCAATCATGTTTAGATTTCTTTAAAGAATTCAGTCCTTCATTTATTTACACATTTTCTGATGAAATAAACATTTTACTTTCAGAGATTCCTTTTGCAGGGAGAATTGAAAAGTTTGACTCTGTTTTTGCAAGTTTCATTGCTGGAAGCTTTACAAAAAACGTTTTAAATGCCGGAAAATCCATTAAAAATCCCATTTCATTTGATTCCAGAGTAATTCCTTTATCTTCCGCTTTAGTTATTGAATATTTTAAAGAAAGGCAAAATGAAGCTTGGAGAAACTGTATTAATGGGTACAGTTACTGGACTTTAAGAGAAGAATATACAAAGGAAGAATCAATGGAAATTTTAAAAAATAAAAAAAGTAGCGAGCTTCATGACATTCTGTTTAAAAGAGGCATCAATCTTGCTGAACTTCCCTCATGGCAAAGGAGAGGCGTTGGAATTTATAAAAAAGAGGTTATTATCCAAGGATATAACCCCATAAAAAAGGAGAATGTCAAATCCAAACGAAAGAAACTTTTGGTTGACTGTAATTTACCTATTTTTGATGCTCAATTTTTCAGCGAAAATTTAATTTTAGAGTAA
- a CDS encoding aspartate dehydrogenase: MKVGIIGCGAIANIITNFAVEGKLGVDLTYFYDRDIERAENLALQVDGKVTLDIEDMLNNVDMVIEAASPQSVAEIVPPILEHGKNVLIMSIGALMDAELKEKLERLAASTGAKIYAPSGAIVGLDGIKAASVGKIREASLITRKPPKSLGISAEGEKIIYEGKASHAVKEFPTNINVAAALSLACNKDVDVKIIADPCVDRNIHEVHVIGDLGEFTTITKNVRCAMNPKTSVLAAYSAIKLLNSLNENLIIGT; encoded by the coding sequence ATGAAAGTTGGGATTATAGGGTGCGGCGCTATAGCCAACATAATAACCAATTTTGCAGTTGAAGGTAAATTAGGTGTAGATCTAACCTATTTTTATGACAGAGACATAGAAAGAGCTGAAAATTTAGCCCTTCAAGTGGATGGAAAAGTAACCCTCGATATTGAAGACATGTTAAATAATGTCGATATGGTAATTGAGGCAGCTTCACCCCAATCTGTAGCTGAAATCGTTCCCCCTATCTTGGAACATGGAAAAAATGTGCTTATAATGAGTATTGGGGCTTTGATGGATGCTGAGCTTAAAGAAAAGCTTGAAAGGCTTGCAGCTTCAACTGGTGCTAAAATATATGCTCCTTCAGGAGCTATTGTAGGTTTAGATGGAATTAAAGCAGCTTCTGTAGGTAAAATAAGAGAAGCTTCACTTATTACCAGAAAACCGCCTAAATCACTGGGAATTTCTGCTGAAGGTGAAAAAATCATTTATGAAGGAAAGGCATCCCATGCAGTTAAAGAATTCCCTACAAATATAAATGTAGCCGCTGCACTGAGTCTTGCATGCAATAAAGATGTAGATGTTAAAATAATTGCAGACCCTTGCGTTGATCGAAATATACATGAAGTTCATGTTATTGGCGATTTAGGGGAATTTACAACCATTACTAAAAATGTTCGGTGTGCTATGAACCCTAAAACAAGTGTTTTAGCTGCTTATTCTGCAATTAAACTCCTAAATAGTTTAAATGAGAATTTAATTATAGGAACATAA
- a CDS encoding PRC-barrel domain-containing protein, which yields MVDLSSLYNLDVYTTRGKYIGRVQDVILNIKKGRVSLLKARAMAPDKRSVGIRDVIKTSMRFVPEADEIRPLKEEGTIDIPYDRVQAVGDIILISPEVKTTPTPAVQPQ from the coding sequence ATGGTCGATTTATCTAGCCTATATAACTTAGATGTGTATACAACACGAGGAAAATATATTGGAAGAGTCCAAGATGTTATATTAAACATTAAAAAAGGAAGAGTATCTCTCCTTAAAGCAAGGGCCATGGCGCCTGATAAAAGAAGTGTTGGAATAAGAGATGTTATCAAAACCAGCATGCGCTTTGTACCAGAAGCCGATGAAATAAGGCCATTGAAAGAAGAAGGCACAATAGACATACCTTATGATAGAGTTCAGGCAGTAGGAGATATTATTTTAATCAGTCCTGAAGTGAAAACTACACCTACACCTGCTGTACAACCACAGTGA
- a CDS encoding tRNA-binding protein, producing the protein MWDTSKDYRLKAAEKSVDLFLRTLEGANLKGRWNKKQVIQNARDMIPEIQSLYYSYVEPAELAKMPQIVSIKEKANHIIENLGGNDWYKHFLELVSKDEKSKLEEAVAKIRFFLNIILNIDKRLALGPIDDPIVAIDIHVGDIVSVGGHPAADNLLVCNVNIKERAITVVTNDLDVKESNKVAVAMLPPTSFMGITSEGMFLGAGEGVLKDVQGETGGMPKGFPLEALNEARNFVETFLK; encoded by the coding sequence ATGTGGGATACTAGTAAAGATTATAGGTTAAAAGCGGCTGAAAAATCGGTGGATCTCTTTTTAAGAACATTAGAAGGAGCAAATCTTAAAGGAAGATGGAATAAAAAACAAGTTATACAAAATGCAAGGGATATGATCCCTGAAATTCAATCATTGTATTATTCTTATGTTGAACCCGCTGAATTGGCTAAGATGCCTCAGATAGTTTCTATTAAAGAAAAAGCAAACCACATTATTGAAAATTTAGGTGGTAATGATTGGTATAAACATTTTTTAGAATTAGTTAGTAAAGATGAAAAAAGTAAATTAGAAGAAGCTGTTGCTAAAATAAGATTCTTTTTAAACATTATTTTAAATATAGATAAAAGATTAGCTCTAGGGCCTATAGATGACCCAATTGTGGCTATTGATATACATGTTGGTGATATTGTAAGTGTTGGAGGTCACCCTGCTGCTGATAATTTGCTTGTATGTAATGTAAATATTAAGGAGAGAGCTATAACTGTTGTAACAAATGATCTGGATGTTAAAGAATCTAACAAGGTTGCAGTGGCCATGCTCCCACCAACAAGTTTCATGGGAATTACAAGCGAGGGAATGTTTTTAGGTGCAGGTGAAGGAGTTTTAAAAGACGTTCAAGGTGAAACTGGAGGAATGCCTAAAGGATTTCCTTTGGAAGCACTCAATGAAGCCAGAAATTTTGTTGAAACGTTTTTAAAGTAA
- a CDS encoding flavin reductase family protein, giving the protein MEKINIGKNGFIYPMPVALLGTNANDKANFMALGWLMRANVNPPMLTVVVNKNHFTNKLIRENKTFSVNFPDTEMIEKTDYCGLVSGEREDKSKLFNVFYGELKTAPMIEECPLSLECKLVDIYEMPTNDLFIGEIIATYTEEQYLTDGKPDIKKINPAALTMPDNNYWNIGENIGKAWNIGKNLK; this is encoded by the coding sequence ATGGAAAAAATAAATATAGGGAAAAATGGATTTATTTATCCAATGCCTGTGGCACTTTTAGGAACAAATGCAAATGATAAAGCCAATTTTATGGCACTTGGATGGTTAATGAGGGCAAACGTCAATCCGCCGATGTTGACAGTTGTAGTGAATAAAAATCATTTTACTAACAAATTAATTCGCGAAAACAAAACTTTCAGCGTGAATTTCCCAGATACAGAGATGATTGAGAAAACTGATTACTGTGGACTGGTTTCCGGTGAACGTGAAGATAAATCAAAGCTTTTTAATGTTTTTTACGGGGAATTAAAAACAGCGCCAATGATTGAAGAATGTCCCCTTTCATTAGAATGTAAACTTGTGGATATTTACGAAATGCCAACAAATGATCTTTTTATTGGAGAAATAATAGCAACATACACTGAAGAACAATATTTAACCGACGGAAAACCCGATATTAAAAAAATTAACCCTGCAGCTTTAACCATGCCTGATAACAACTACTGGAACATTGGCGAAAACATTGGGAAAGCGTGGAATATTGGTAAAAATCTAAAATAA
- a CDS encoding DUF1211 domain-containing protein → MEYPGRDLATISIENLTIGVFAIVMTLLVLDIKVPYVPANEILGTLFTLWPNFFAYAISFALLGIYLWVILLNSSILKKLIRILTG, encoded by the coding sequence TTGGAATATCCCGGAAGAGATTTAGCTACAATAAGCATTGAGAACTTAACTATAGGTGTATTTGCTATTGTAATGACACTCCTCGTTCTCGACATAAAAGTGCCATATGTACCTGCAAATGAGATTTTAGGCACGTTATTTACTCTTTGGCCGAATTTCTTCGCCTATGCTATCAGTTTTGCTCTGTTGGGGATTTATTTATGGGTTATTTTGCTCAATTCCAGTATATTAAAAAAGCTGATCAGAATTCTCACTGGATAA
- a CDS encoding superoxide dismutase has product MKILAIDRFLEGTRLEKVQPHLKDEMKVSWKHYKEGYIREWYFRQDIPGVVLIMECESLDEARSLTDEFPLVKEGLIKFDLIPLGPFEPLEALLNLK; this is encoded by the coding sequence ATGAAAATACTTGCAATCGACAGATTTTTAGAGGGAACAAGACTTGAAAAGGTTCAACCTCACCTTAAAGATGAAATGAAAGTATCTTGGAAGCATTATAAAGAAGGATACATTCGAGAGTGGTATTTCAGGCAAGATATTCCAGGTGTTGTTTTAATTATGGAATGTGAATCTTTAGACGAAGCCCGAAGTCTAACAGATGAGTTTCCCCTTGTTAAAGAAGGTTTAATAAAATTTGATCTTATTCCATTAGGGCCTTTTGAACCATTAGAAGCGCTTTTAAACTTAAAATAG
- a CDS encoding NAD(P)H-dependent oxidoreductase, translated as MNVLIVYAHPEPKSLNSKLFSVAFDTLTENGHQVKVSDLYEMKFKAVLDDEDFPERMNEEIFNPIIEQQYAVKTGAIPDDIKEEMDKVEWADLVIFQFPIWWTSFPAIMKGWIDRVFANGFVFNLAEYKVYTDGLLNGKKAMLSFTTGAPRELYSQGGPHGDIDQLLTYMTHCMFEFVGMEVLPLFGLFGTASMSEEEINIQIDKFKNVLKSI; from the coding sequence ATGAATGTATTGATTGTATATGCCCATCCAGAACCAAAATCATTGAATTCAAAACTTTTCAGTGTTGCTTTTGATACTTTAACCGAAAATGGCCACCAGGTTAAGGTATCAGACTTGTATGAAATGAAATTTAAAGCTGTTCTTGATGATGAAGACTTTCCAGAAAGAATGAATGAAGAAATATTTAATCCAATAATAGAACAACAATATGCCGTTAAAACCGGCGCCATTCCCGATGACATTAAAGAAGAAATGGATAAAGTAGAATGGGCTGATTTAGTAATTTTCCAGTTTCCAATATGGTGGACATCCTTCCCTGCAATCATGAAAGGATGGATTGATCGAGTTTTTGCCAATGGATTTGTATTTAATTTAGCTGAATATAAAGTGTACACTGATGGACTGTTGAATGGTAAAAAAGCAATGCTATCATTTACTACTGGGGCTCCGAGAGAATTATATTCTCAGGGAGGCCCTCATGGAGATATAGATCAACTTTTAACATATATGACTCATTGTATGTTTGAATTTGTTGGAATGGAAGTTTTACCATTATTTGGCCTGTTTGGAACTGCATCCATGTCTGAAGAAGAAATAAATATCCAGATTGATAAATTCAAAAATGTACTAAAATCTATATGA
- a CDS encoding tautomerase family protein, which produces MPVITMEVGKLEKEQKKNLVKKFTKVASEITGIDKQYLIVVIREWPDENLGINGLTVEEIKSKMEN; this is translated from the coding sequence ATGCCTGTAATAACAATGGAAGTAGGGAAACTGGAAAAAGAACAGAAAAAAAACCTGGTAAAGAAATTTACGAAAGTTGCTTCTGAAATAACAGGTATAGACAAACAATATTTAATCGTGGTTATCAGAGAATGGCCTGATGAAAATTTAGGGATCAATGGCCTGACTGTTGAGGAAATTAAAAGTAAAATGGAAAATTGA
- a CDS encoding nitroreductase family protein, whose amino-acid sequence MINREFKQGICINCGSCAVNCPMGLIQMNDFPKMAEGSEMMCNQCGHCEAICPEGAIRPIKSSTAMDKTFNTLTKSAEGWGISPVQMEFHMKFRRSIRNYKDKAVEKETLEKIFDIVRYAPSAGNGQPVEWIVFNDPQKVNEIAEASMESMMEISKTDSPLNDMIPLASFVETWENGMGTILREAPCLVVAHAAEDNMMAVGDGMIALTHLDLALPSFGLGGCWAGLFNIICNADPTLKNMLGIPKRNNIIYPFMVGYPKYEYQRIPERNKPNITWK is encoded by the coding sequence ATGATAAATAGAGAATTTAAACAGGGAATATGTATAAACTGCGGAAGTTGTGCTGTTAATTGTCCCATGGGGTTAATCCAAATGAATGATTTTCCCAAGATGGCTGAAGGATCAGAAATGATGTGTAACCAGTGTGGCCATTGCGAGGCTATTTGTCCTGAAGGAGCAATCAGACCAATTAAGTCGTCAACTGCCATGGATAAGACATTTAACACATTAACTAAATCAGCGGAAGGATGGGGTATTTCTCCAGTTCAAATGGAATTTCACATGAAATTTAGAAGATCAATTCGTAATTATAAGGACAAAGCTGTAGAAAAAGAAACTTTGGAAAAAATATTTGATATTGTTCGGTATGCACCCTCTGCAGGTAATGGACAGCCTGTTGAATGGATTGTTTTCAATGATCCACAGAAAGTTAATGAAATAGCAGAAGCTTCTATGGAATCGATGATGGAAATTTCAAAAACTGATTCTCCCCTAAATGACATGATACCATTAGCCTCATTTGTTGAAACCTGGGAAAATGGTATGGGCACTATACTCAGAGAAGCACCATGCTTAGTGGTGGCCCATGCTGCTGAAGACAATATGATGGCAGTGGGTGATGGTATGATAGCATTAACCCATCTAGATTTGGCTCTACCTTCCTTTGGTTTGGGTGGTTGTTGGGCAGGTCTTTTCAACATAATATGCAATGCAGACCCTACATTGAAGAATATGCTAGGAATACCCAAGAGAAACAACATAATTTATCCATTCATGGTTGGATATCCAAAATATGAATACCAAAGAATACCTGAAAGAAACAAACCGAATATTACTTGGAAATAG
- a CDS encoding MarR family transcriptional regulator: MTKDGQCKDILSNCLYFTSNKLNRIMNRMADEEFSRIGLSTSYAMALMTIDLEPGLSQNELSKLLNIKPSTTSRFIDKLESKELAKRKVKGKVSYIYPTEKGLELQEEMAKCWENLHRRYSNILGEKEGDELTSIIYNAANELENKFQD; the protein is encoded by the coding sequence ATGACTAAAGATGGCCAATGCAAAGATATTTTATCCAATTGCCTCTATTTTACAAGTAACAAACTTAACAGAATCATGAATCGAATGGCTGACGAAGAATTTTCAAGAATAGGACTTTCAACATCATATGCTATGGCTTTAATGACTATTGATTTAGAGCCAGGGCTTTCACAGAATGAATTAAGCAAATTACTAAATATTAAACCTTCAACAACCTCAAGATTTATAGATAAGCTGGAAAGCAAAGAATTAGCAAAAAGAAAAGTTAAAGGAAAAGTTTCATATATTTATCCTACAGAAAAAGGGTTAGAATTACAGGAAGAAATGGCAAAATGCTGGGAAAATCTCCATCGAAGATATTCAAATATATTGGGCGAAAAAGAAGGTGATGAACTAACATCAATAATTTATAATGCAGCCAATGAGTTAGAAAATAAATTTCAAGATTAG
- a CDS encoding aldehyde dehydrogenase family protein, with amino-acid sequence MNMLINGKQIAKSEKIEIINPANNEIVDTVPHGNRTDAKKAIESANKAKRQLKDVPSHIISENLYEIHEEILKNSKTFAKLITLDCGKPIKNSKEEVKRSLQTILLSAEEAKRIYGETIPLDACAGGENIIGFTKKIPLGVIGAITPFNFPLNLVIHKIAPAIAAKNVVVLKPSIKAPLAALKLAEIIDTYFEAGVINAITGFGREVGDEIVKNPGVDKISFTGSVETGLNISKNAGMKKLTLELGGNDPLIILEDADIDKAVDAAVTGSYSNAGQVCIGVKRIILDGKIADEFTDKFVKATLKLNVGDPMDIKTDVGPLIDESAAIEIENKVNTAINEGAELLCGGKRDGTFYTPTVLDNVKSNMNIVQEETFGPISPLIHVNGIDEAIKVANDTKYGLQAGIFTCNINNALKAAQEIDAGSVLINKPSTYRADNMPFGGCKMSGMGKEGIKYAVEDMTKIKLVILNPI; translated from the coding sequence ATGAATATGCTGATAAATGGAAAACAAATAGCAAAATCAGAAAAAATAGAGATTATAAATCCTGCAAATAACGAAATAGTTGATACTGTTCCTCATGGAAATCGTACTGATGCAAAAAAAGCTATAGAATCTGCAAATAAAGCAAAAAGACAGTTAAAAGATGTTCCATCCCACATAATATCTGAAAATTTATATGAAATCCATGAAGAAATATTAAAAAATTCCAAAACTTTTGCTAAACTAATTACTTTAGACTGCGGAAAACCAATCAAAAATTCAAAAGAAGAAGTAAAACGTTCCCTACAAACTATTTTACTTTCAGCAGAGGAAGCTAAACGAATATATGGTGAAACAATTCCTTTAGATGCATGTGCCGGCGGAGAGAATATAATTGGATTCACTAAAAAAATACCTTTGGGAGTTATTGGGGCCATTACTCCTTTTAATTTTCCATTAAATCTTGTTATTCACAAAATTGCTCCAGCAATAGCTGCTAAAAATGTAGTAGTTTTAAAACCATCTATTAAAGCCCCTTTAGCTGCACTTAAACTTGCTGAAATCATAGATACCTATTTTGAAGCAGGAGTTATTAATGCCATAACTGGATTTGGAAGGGAAGTAGGAGATGAAATTGTAAAAAATCCAGGAGTAGATAAGATCTCCTTTACTGGAAGTGTAGAAACTGGTTTAAATATATCTAAAAATGCAGGGATGAAAAAGTTAACCCTTGAACTTGGTGGAAATGATCCTTTAATAATTCTTGAGGATGCAGATATTGATAAAGCTGTGGATGCTGCAGTAACAGGCTCCTATTCAAATGCAGGTCAAGTCTGCATTGGTGTTAAACGTATTATCCTTGATGGGAAGATAGCTGATGAATTTACCGATAAATTTGTGAAAGCGACCTTAAAATTAAATGTTGGAGACCCCATGGATATAAAAACCGATGTAGGTCCATTAATAGATGAAAGTGCTGCTATTGAAATTGAAAATAAAGTAAATACTGCAATAAATGAGGGTGCAGAACTTTTATGTGGAGGAAAACGTGACGGTACATTTTATACTCCCACTGTTTTAGATAATGTTAAATCAAACATGAATATTGTACAGGAAGAAACTTTCGGACCCATATCTCCCCTAATTCATGTAAATGGAATTGATGAAGCAATAAAAGTTGCAAATGACACCAAATATGGTTTACAGGCTGGAATATTCACATGCAATATAAATAATGCATTAAAGGCTGCACAGGAAATAGATGCAGGCTCTGTTTTGATAAATAAGCCTTCCACTTATCGGGCAGACAATATGCCTTTTGGTGGGTGTAAAATGAGCGGCATGGGTAAAGAAGGCATTAAATATGCAGTAGAAGATATGACTAAAATTAAGCTTGTGATCCTTAATCCAATTTAA
- a CDS encoding class III signal peptide-containing protein, translated as MQILKDEKAQGAAEYILLFGGVIVIAVVAAIFYRNYLTGLGNETNATDVQNITNQLQNLTSAVNQTG; from the coding sequence ATGCAAATATTAAAAGACGAAAAAGCACAGGGAGCAGCTGAATATATTTTACTGTTTGGTGGCGTAATAGTAATAGCCGTCGTAGCCGCAATATTCTATAGAAACTACTTAACCGGGCTTGGAAACGAAACCAATGCCACTGATGTACAAAATATTACAAACCAGTTGCAAAATCTAACTTCAGCAGTTAATCAAACAGGATGA
- a CDS encoding class III signal peptide-containing protein, with the protein MQILKDEKAQVSAEYILLFGGVIVIAVVAAIFYRNYLTGLENASMTDVQNVTNSLNNLNQTIANS; encoded by the coding sequence ATGCAAATATTAAAAGACGAAAAAGCACAAGTCTCAGCTGAATATATCCTACTATTTGGCGGCGTAATAGTAATAGCCGTCGTAGCCGCAATATTCTATAGAAACTACTTAACTGGACTTGAAAACGCAAGCATGACAGATGTGCAAAATGTTACCAACTCATTAAATAATTTAAATCAAACAATTGCTAATAGTTAA
- a CDS encoding type II secretion system F family protein, whose product MAVIPSALSPVSETIDGIIPESYILGIQETLIRSGMYVKASDLITLGLLTGIALSILGFILSSLLGVFPLIGAIVGLIAPSAFIGAWIFFMMERRVDAIEQSTPDFLRQVSSLLRAGVGLETALEDVAKHGGGPLNDELKRAVIEIKIGSTFDEAILSMGGRLKSKNLDRTFRMILEGRRTGGSLSDVIETVAEDLRAVLALKRERKANVMMSVMFLIIAAIIAAPFALGMAMTYSGFIESLGKPNPMASAAVTAAGGYIIIHSIIASLLIGIIMYGSARKGVKFAFLLVPAAYAVFYIVQKFAMAFMAL is encoded by the coding sequence ATGGCAGTTATACCCAGTGCATTATCTCCGGTTTCTGAAACTATTGATGGTATTATTCCTGAATCATATATCCTCGGAATTCAAGAGACACTTATAAGAAGCGGAATGTATGTAAAGGCCTCGGATTTAATTACGCTGGGTCTTCTAACAGGCATAGCATTATCTATACTTGGATTTATTTTATCATCATTATTAGGCGTATTTCCACTCATAGGAGCAATAGTAGGCCTTATAGCTCCTTCTGCATTCATTGGTGCTTGGATATTCTTTATGATGGAACGCAGAGTAGATGCCATTGAACAATCCACTCCTGATTTTTTAAGGCAAGTTTCATCATTGCTTAGAGCTGGTGTTGGTCTTGAAACTGCCCTTGAAGACGTTGCAAAACATGGAGGCGGTCCTCTAAACGATGAGCTAAAAAGAGCTGTGATTGAGATTAAAATTGGAAGTACATTTGACGAGGCAATACTTTCAATGGGTGGACGATTAAAATCTAAAAACTTAGACCGAACATTTAGAATGATATTAGAAGGTAGAAGGACTGGAGGAAGTCTATCTGACGTTATTGAAACTGTTGCCGAAGATTTAAGGGCAGTATTAGCATTAAAACGTGAACGAAAAGCAAATGTAATGATGTCAGTAATGTTCCTAATTATTGCCGCCATAATAGCTGCTCCTTTTGCATTAGGGATGGCTATGACCTACTCTGGATTTATTGAATCTTTAGGTAAGCCCAATCCAATGGCAAGTGCTGCAGTTACTGCTGCAGGCGGTTACATAATTATTCACTCCATAATTGCCAGCTTGTTAATAGGCATTATTATGTACGGAAGCGCGAGAAAAGGAGTTAAATTCGCATTTCTCCTTGTTCCTGCAGCCTACGCTGTGTTTTATATAGTACAAAAGTTTGCAATGGCTTTCATGGCATTATGA
- a CDS encoding aminopeptidase P family protein — MKIIDEMHKERLDSILILNPINITYLCGFKPSSPSILMVKDETVLFTSKMDIEGAIINSKIPVEDFKSLDEIKNLLKGTIGIEGSMTLETFERLKKGSSFKTKITNIPERLRRVKSNDELKNIKKAIDIAENSMNKIELKESMSENELAAQIEYKMRINGSNKAAFDTIVASDTRSSLPHAEASNNPLKNPVVIDWGAVYNNYCSDTTRTIIETEKHEEIFEIVLEAQKKAIDVIKPGIKVSYVDKVARDVIEEYGYGDSFIHSTGHGVGLEVHESPSLSKRYETKLEKGMVITVEPGIYLKDEFGVRIEDMVQVKNKGRVLNKIKKKI, encoded by the coding sequence ATGAAAATAATAGACGAAATGCATAAAGAAAGATTAGACTCGATATTAATTTTAAATCCTATAAATATAACATATTTATGTGGTTTTAAGCCTTCAAGCCCATCAATTTTAATGGTTAAAGATGAAACTGTGCTATTTACATCTAAAATGGATATAGAGGGTGCTATTATCAATTCAAAAATTCCTGTTGAAGACTTTAAATCTTTAGATGAAATAAAAAACTTATTGAAAGGCACTATTGGAATTGAAGGTTCAATGACCCTTGAAACTTTTGAAAGGTTAAAAAAAGGTTCTTCATTTAAAACAAAGATAACAAATATACCTGAAAGATTACGACGTGTTAAATCAAATGATGAATTAAAAAATATCAAAAAAGCTATTGATATTGCTGAAAATTCCATGAATAAAATTGAATTAAAAGAATCTATGAGTGAAAATGAGCTTGCAGCCCAAATTGAATATAAAATGAGAATTAATGGTTCAAATAAAGCTGCTTTTGATACAATTGTTGCTTCAGATACTCGATCTTCACTTCCACATGCCGAAGCATCCAATAATCCCCTAAAAAATCCGGTCGTGATTGATTGGGGTGCAGTTTACAATAATTACTGTTCAGACACTACTAGAACCATTATTGAAACTGAAAAACATGAAGAAATATTTGAAATTGTCCTTGAAGCCCAAAAAAAAGCCATAGATGTTATAAAACCTGGAATAAAAGTATCTTATGTTGATAAAGTTGCAAGGGATGTTATTGAAGAGTATGGGTATGGTGATTCATTTATACATTCTACAGGTCATGGAGTAGGGCTTGAAGTACATGAAAGCCCATCTTTATCCAAACGCTACGAAACAAAACTTGAAAAAGGGATGGTTATAACAGTAGAGCCTGGTATTTATCTTAAAGATGAATTTGGTGTGCGAATTGAAGATATGGTGCAGGTAAAAAACAAGGGAAGAGTTTTAAATAAAATTAAGAAAAAAATATAA